The Daphnia pulex isolate KAP4 chromosome 6, ASM2113471v1 genome contains the following window.
aaaacaaaaacatgttggaaatgttcaaataaaaagaaacgggatCGACTTGTTAGCGAGCTGTTGTTGCAAGGAAATGGGGAGTTACATTAAGTCATTTTGAACGATCTAATCTCGCCAAAAGCGCTGCGGCAGAGGGGGAAAGACAGCTCGGAGAGAGTTGGTCGATGCAAAACAAGAGGTGGGCGTCTATGACGTTCGTTTTGTGTTACACACCCGTGAACCGTTGCGTAGTAGATGACGGCAGCTCCAAACGACCGGGAACGATAAAGTCGACTGGCGCCGAAACGATTTTGGCCAACTCGCTCGACTGATCTGGTTGCTTTGTTGCCGAATGGTGGCTTCCGTCGCGgctactgctactgctgctatTCCGTCTTCGGGAagctttctcttctttgtccGAGCTGgatcgcttctttttcttcttcttgtccgaCTTCTTCTTGCATTCTGCAAAATGAACAGGTACATTGTTAGTCAAAACTACCGAACGCACCACTCGGACGGGGGGGAAATTATTGACATTCTCATTTACTTAGGCTACTCAgctccttttgtttctccttatACTTGCGTTGTAATTCAGCCAGCTTGGAGCGGAAGTCGAATTCCACCTGAAATCCGGCTAGGCGTGGGCCGCATGACGTGTCCGGCAAAATTTCCCTAGACTCGTTGGTCGATGGAGGCGGATCTGACTGCTGGTACAAGGCGGCCGCGCACAAGACATCTAGCGCGTTTCCGGCCATTTCCACTGTCACCGGCttgtcgctgctgctgctgctgcagtgcTCCTTTTTGACCATCTTGATTGTTTCCGCCTGGTTCGTCAATTTCGACTGATCAGCTGAAACAAATCGCTCTATGCTATCCGACAAGAGCTGCAATCCCGAATAATCCGCCAATGGCGCTGGATTTTCCTGGACTGTCGGTGAAGGGACGCGTCGATCGTCTAATGAATTTGGAACGCAGATGATTGGATCCTGACTAACTGGGATGGTGGTGAGGTTGTCTCTGACTCGGATGGTTGTTTGGTCCGTCGTTGCTGTGACAGATTCCAGCGGCTGGGCCGTTTCGGACGGGATCGGctgttcatttttctctggaaCAGGCGGTTCTGGACTCATTCGTTCTTCCTTGATGTCTGCCACGTTGGTGGGGCAACTATTTGTGACGCATTCGGGTTTGGACGCGTGGGTGGATGACTCCTCAGCCCTCAGAAGCGGCAGTTCAAAAGCCGACCCGATGACCGGCGGATGGAGAGACCATGAAGCTGTCGGAGTCGCTGCCATATCTGGTGGGAGTCCCCACGGCGACTGAGCCGACGCCGCATAGCCCGGCCACAGAACCGTTGCCCGTGGATACGAATCtgcgcattaaaaaaaaaaacaaaaaaaaagttgaaattaaattttacggTCAGTCAATCCAGTCAAATGATTATCGCAAGTGAAAGATGAAACGGTCTTATTAGCTggatcaaatttttgttttaaatggcGATCCGCTTCAACGAAccgaaaggaaaagaaaaaacttttgttttttccccacGACAACGTCCTTGGTGAGAACCAagtgaaaacgaaaattgcCTTTAAAAGTCCACCAATCTGTTGGCAGTTTTACTCGTTTAGATCGGGAGCATATCGAATTAGAATACAATAGCTGGCATCCCGTCCATGGCGTCTCCTGGATGCGGGATATAATAATGGGGTcgggtggaggggggaaaaacagaattggtcctttctcttttcatttagACGAGACTAGTTTCAAACTGATGAACTTTGTTCTCTCTTGTCACGCCGGTTTGTCGACATGGCagtacattttaatttttttattcttcgatgttgttgttgttgttaccaGATTGTGGGGGTGAAGCCTCTCTCTATCTGCTCTATTCTCTTTCACGACACTAGAGATGTTGTCAACTATAGTGCAGCTAATGTGAATTCAATGGAAAGTCTCGCGGGCTATATAATGGATTTCAGTGAGGTTGATCGATCAACGCAAAAACATTCGagtgaaaagaaaacccaCAACTATGTCGAATTCGTTCCCCTTGGCGACAACagataagttaaaaaaaaggaatgaatcaTTTCGGGAGGGGTATACTGATATTCCACGTCGCCTGTGGTGAGACTTAATCTTTGCTTCATTACAAAACTGTCGGGCActttttaaatcgtttttaTCAGGTCATTGGTCTTTTAGTGCGGGATACTCGGGATTTGTTTTACGGGAGGTACCAGAGTGCGCGCGCCGACCGTTTCCTGTTGCTCTCCGTTCGAAATTCAAGACGACGTCAAGATGCAACTGAATCCCACACATTCTATATGCTCAACACTGTGAACTTGTTCCTTTTTAGCGTGTTTTGTTTGGCTTCCAAGATTCCATTTCGgtattttaaactttaaaacccgtgtgtgtgtgtgtgaatgagCTGCGAAattctttcctatttttccgTCCCGATCGAATCGGGATCAATGGACTCAGATCTGTGATGTCATCCGACAATACCAAGTGATCGGATTATATCGGACGAAAATGGCTGACTTTTCCCGATTCTTTCAATTCGTTCGTCGGGTATTATTTCTCGTTCGCATGTTGAAAGATAAAaccaaacgagaaaagaaaaaaaaaggaaactcacCCAGACAGGCGGTGGGGATCAGAAGGAAAGGCGAAGGAGTCATTCCGCCAgcgagatgatgatgatgatgatgttgatgcAGGAGAGATGAAGAGACGCTGGATGACGGTGGAGTGGGTAGATAAGTCGAATAGCCCATGATGGAGTTCATGTCAGTTGTCGACCAAAGGGAGTTGGCCACCGCAGCATTATATTCCGCCTGATTGGACCAGCCCCAATTTGCGGCCGGAGTGGAGACGAGCGACGGAGCTGCTGGATGACCAGCGTAAAGAGCCGTTGGATTATAAACAGCTCTTCCGGCCGGATAGCTTGCACTTAGGCCAGCTAGTGAAGAAGGACTGAAGAGATGTTGTTGCTCAGTAGATCCGGCGGATGAGTTGGACATGGTACACAATAGGTCCGTTGGGTAAGAAACGGGACTGGACTGGGCGGCACGCCTAGCTTTGGGTTGGACGGGCGGCATGGGCGTATCGGAGCGGCATTTATCCCTACGCTGCCTGGCCACGGCAATGCCGACCGGAATGGCAACATTCGATGAAGAGGCCGTTGTGGCGTTGTGCTTGCGTTGCGGATGGATCAAAGCCTTCCGCTTGGGAATAGAAGCGACGAAATCGAGATCAGTGGgcggtggtgatggtgatggcaAGGAGCCGTCTACTGTCATCACCGCAGCCGGCTGCTGGATGACTTGCAATTGTTCATCCTGGTGCCGTTTCTGCTGCCTCCTCTGGTGCCATTTGAAGAGACTCGCCTCCGGCATTCGTGGCATCGTCCGGCTACATCCTCCCcccatctcttcttcttcttcttcttgtgtgccGCTATCCacttggtcgtcgtcgtctctacTCTCGTCCTCATCACCGCCGTCGGAATCCGGCGATTCCGTCTTGACTTCACGTTTGATCCGCGTCTCCATCTCTCCGCCACACTCTCCGTCCACCGTCACTGTAATAAAAGGAAGTCACATTGGCAACGCAGGCCAAATGCAATAACAACAAACGTCAGTTCCCAGAAAACTTGGTCGGATGTTTAAAGACGCAAATGATTGCGGAAATAGCTCCAAGTCAACAACATGATTGTCAAACAACGgccaaaattttttctattttcgggTGGCTAACAAGGGGGCTAACACACAATCATACTAGTCCAGCAGACTCTCTTCCCAAGGCCACACACCCAAGCTTCGAAAGGTATCCCCAGGTTATTGTCGTatataaaagttaaaacacatttctctcttgttgtATATGTACATTCACAACCCCCACTCCCTCAGGGGGGGGCTGAAAGATTAACAGGtaagaaaaagggaggagTCACTCCAACCCTCGAAACTTTTTTAACACACAGGTCGACTTGAGAAAGGtgcatttcaaagaaaaagagcgggAATCTAATTGAACCTTCCTTCACTTTGTTTCGGAATGGAAaatttcctccttctttttacAGGATTAGATAGTTCTGATCACCAAAGTGAATCTGTCCAACTGCCAACATTTCCCAGAGCTCTTGTATTaccatcgtttttttttctctttttaatttctatttttctccgtAATGTCTGTCGAAATTCAACCCTACTGACGTTATCCCTCGAGGGGTGGTACAGAGAAAAACAGTCAAGTAAATGACATGGCTctcaaaaaaaagttatgtgGTGCACTAATAATAACCATTGGCTAGTAGAAAAGAATAGGAAGAACGCTAAAACACAAATAGGCCTATACATAAAGTCGTAAAAAAGTTATCCGTCATGGATAGAAAAAGGTCCTTCAAGTGAACTTTGACCTTGTTGCGCGACttgaccaccaccaccaccacagggGTATTGGTGACAACTGACAGGACCgtcctctctctttttgtgtCTGTTTCATGTCCCGACAAGCCGCCCCCATCGTATTCCGCGAAGACtattattgaaatgaatgTCTACTGAATTCGACTGGACATGCACTGTGTGTCTGTTTACCAGGAGTGTAAGGTGACTGGATGGATGAAGGGTGGTGGTCGACACCACGGGGAGACAGATCCAGGACGACGGGCGGACCGAAACCGTGCCCATCGTAGACGGGTGGAGGTCCTGGAAATTCCGTTTTCATTCCGGGAATCATTGGAGATGTGTTAAGACGTGTCGATCCAGCAACGACTAGCATCGCAGCCTGCTGCAACTGCCCGACTTTGCCCGATTCCGGATCcatgattatttttccttcgCCAAGATGTCTTACGATTGTTTCACGAACAAGTCACGGACGTTGCCCATTGCACCCAAcgctaaaaatacaaaagaaacgacaaaTTAGGTTATTGATCGATTGCCTAAGATATTCGAACGTCCATCACATCTAAATCAGCCCACGTCAGCGTTCACATCGATCCTTTGCTACAACCAATCCTAGGAGATCAA
Protein-coding sequences here:
- the LOC124195528 gene encoding protein winged eye-like isoform X2; the encoded protein is MDPESGKVGQLQQAAMLVVAGSTRLNTSPMIPGMKTEFPGPPPVYDGHGFGPPVVLDLSPRGVDHHPSSIQSPYTPVTVDGECGGEMETRIKREVKTESPDSDGGDEDESRDDDDQVDSGTQEEEEEEMGGGCSRTMPRMPEASLFKWHQRRQQKRHQDEQLQVIQQPAAVMTVDGSLPSPSPPPTDLDFVASIPKRKALIHPQRKHNATTASSSNVAIPVGIAVARQRRDKCRSDTPMPPVQPKARRAAQSSPVSYPTDLLCTMSNSSAGSTEQQHLFSPSSLAGLSASYPAGRAVYNPTALYAGHPAAPSLVSTPAANWGWSNQAEYNAAVANSLWSTTDMNSIMGYSTYLPTPPSSSVSSSLLHQHHHHHHLAGGMTPSPFLLIPTACLDSYPRATVLWPGYAASAQSPWGLPPDMAATPTASWSLHPPVIGSAFELPLLRAEESSTHASKPECVTNSCPTNVADIKEERMSPEPPVPEKNEQPIPSETAQPLESVTATTDQTTIRVRDNLTTIPVSQDPIICVPNSLDDRRVPSPTVQENPAPLADYSGLQLLSDSIERFVSADQSKLTNQAETIKMVKKEHCSSSSSDKPVTVEMAGNALDVLCAAALYQQSDPPPSTNESREILPDTSCGPRLAGFQVEFDFRSKLAELQRKYKEKQKELSSLKCKKKSDKKKKKKRSSSDKEEKASRRRNSSSSSSRDGSHHSATKQPDQSSELAKIVSAPVDFIVPGRLELPSSTTQRFTGDEVELPRIPTSYAAALASAANALAPTLPTNAVIPAEKKKRKPDFPVRKQDSELTETIVPSKKRKFFQLFQWCHSGDPSATKKNKKKNSSGHKSKSPAKPKIKPKLKAELQLKQQLSSSSSEESEEETLEGEAKEDAEEECDRLERHCLPALQFLQLSDDSNAEIDTVSTTCIPPPPAPTPPPASTPTPIPTPPLATPTQPIPAPTTPATTCEPVIEVPVVERPTEPEKRDPEPTKDTTKSPWLLTQDLLQDGLRVLISEQEGLLHGGTVSGICPPDIYGVVVDGERGSRPRILSTEELLHEALLEVCPLGLSQLQVGTRVCGYWSRKSRCLYPGFVSNIHPATLPPNASHRSVAREDEIDVEFDDGDSGRIPVSQIRLLPPDYPVLERDPNPLLPIESRRHKRRISEPASATAAQIPVAAVKPSVHKEAEGMAAAAEVDEPAEKKNKKTEGDESKENNDDGNVQLKKCRKSKKHKKKHKKKRQIETSDELPPVLDQPDLIIPISPGLAIDHALEGAADDSEPIVKMETRGSKEAVNYSASPLPRRAAAKTRSPEPQQPQQQQQRKTNKSKMAAFLPERQLWQWLGASFKKASKGKGRKEFYKAIHRGDEIIRVGDCAVFLSAGRPDRPYVGRIELLWQSWGGSMTVKVRWFYHPEETCGGRRLTNLKIPGALFESNHVDENDVQTISHCCTVSSLDEYRLLCKGKPDVNLNLDDNNSSGYDQFYLAGFYDPTSGHLSFESDVLEQ
- the LOC124195528 gene encoding protein winged eye-like isoform X1 yields the protein MDPESGKVGQLQQAAMLVVAGSTRLNTSPMIPGMKTEFPGPPPVYDGHGFGPPVVLDLSPRGVDHHPSSIQSPYTPVTVDGECGGEMETRIKREVKTESPDSDGGDEDESRDDDDQVDSGTQEEEEEEMGGGCSRTMPRMPEASLFKWHQRRQQKRHQDEQLQVIQQPAAVMTVDGSLPSPSPPPTDLDFVASIPKRKALIHPQRKHNATTASSSNVAIPVGIAVARQRRDKCRSDTPMPPVQPKARRAAQSSPVSYPTDLLCTMSNSSAGSTEQQHLFSPSSLAGLSASYPAGRAVYNPTALYAGHPAAPSLVSTPAANWGWSNQAEYNAAVANSLWSTTDMNSIMGYSTYLPTPPSSSVSSSLLHQHHHHHHLAGGMTPSPFLLIPTACLDSYPRATVLWPGYAASAQSPWGLPPDMAATPTASWSLHPPVIGSAFELPLLRAEESSTHASKPECVTNSCPTNVADIKEERMSPEPPVPEKNEQPIPSETAQPLESVTATTDQTTIRVRDNLTTIPVSQDPIICVPNSLDDRRVPSPTVQENPAPLADYSGLQLLSDSIERFVSADQSKLTNQAETIKMVKKEHCSSSSSDKPVTVEMAGNALDVLCAAALYQQSDPPPSTNESREILPDTSCGPRLAGFQVEFDFRSKLAELQRKYKEKQKELSSLKCKKKSDKKKKKKRSSSDKEEKASRRRNSSSSSSRDGSHHSATKQPDQSSELAKIVSAPVDFIVPGRLELPSSTTQRFTGDEVELPRIPTSYAAALASAANALAPTLPTNAVIPAEKKKRKPDFPVRKQDSELTETIVPSKKRKFFQLFQWCHSGDPSATKKNKKKNSSGHKSKSPAKPKIKPKLKAELQLKQQLSSSSSEESEEETLEGEAKEDAEEECDRLERHCLPALQFLQLSDDSNAEIDTVSTTCIPPPPAPTPPPASTPTPIPTPPLATPTQPIPAPTTPATTCEPVIEVPVVERPTEPEKRSDPEPTKDTTKSPWLLTQDLLQDGLRVLISEQEGLLHGGTVSGICPPDIYGVVVDGERGSRPRILSTEELLHEALLEVCPLGLSQLQVGTRVCGYWSRKSRCLYPGFVSNIHPATLPPNASHRSVAREDEIDVEFDDGDSGRIPVSQIRLLPPDYPVLERDPNPLLPIESRRHKRRISEPASATAAQIPVAAVKPSVHKEAEGMAAAAEVDEPAEKKNKKTEGDESKENNDDGNVQLKKCRKSKKHKKKHKKKRQIETSDELPPVLDQPDLIIPISPGLAIDHALEGAADDSEPIVKMETRGSKEAVNYSASPLPRRAAAKTRSPEPQQPQQQQQRKTNKSKMAAFLPERQLWQWLGASFKKASKGKGRKEFYKAIHRGDEIIRVGDCAVFLSAGRPDRPYVGRIELLWQSWGGSMTVKVRWFYHPEETCGGRRLTNLKIPGALFESNHVDENDVQTISHCCTVSSLDEYRLLCKGKPDVNLNLDDNNSSGYDQFYLAGFYDPTSGHLSFESDVLEQ